One window from the genome of Haloprofundus halobius encodes:
- a CDS encoding DUF5781 family protein, which produces MDLRVQGSAAPDAFLSAADLLETEYELSWPVHVRVRDDPDERTWAGHYSNAAGDYHVLNIPRQAATSAMARELALHEFSHMARYEQSHPSHVQSTEEALYLALTGRSVERRKLAHCYQIANHMKDIYADDITISVAPAEKLVYFLESQLAAALADQPSAVPRADWTRTTAASDPEITAVNAAFALALVERHGLVDDDHRLYDLAHAADDDAPNVRVDEFRRQFRSLAVETTASDYRKALVDVTRAYAVGSGGGPQAAD; this is translated from the coding sequence ATGGACCTTCGCGTGCAGGGGTCTGCCGCCCCGGACGCCTTTCTCAGCGCGGCAGACCTGTTAGAGACGGAGTACGAGTTGTCGTGGCCGGTTCACGTACGCGTCAGAGACGACCCCGACGAGCGGACGTGGGCGGGACACTACAGCAACGCCGCCGGAGATTACCACGTGCTGAACATCCCGCGACAGGCCGCGACGAGTGCGATGGCGCGCGAACTCGCTCTCCACGAGTTCTCTCACATGGCCCGCTACGAGCAGTCACACCCCTCGCACGTCCAGTCGACCGAGGAGGCGCTCTACCTCGCGCTCACGGGGCGGAGCGTCGAACGTCGCAAACTCGCCCACTGTTATCAGATCGCGAATCACATGAAGGACATCTACGCCGACGATATCACCATCTCGGTCGCGCCGGCGGAGAAACTGGTGTACTTCCTCGAATCGCAGTTGGCCGCGGCGCTCGCCGACCAACCCTCCGCCGTCCCGCGCGCCGACTGGACCCGCACCACCGCCGCCTCCGACCCCGAGATAACGGCGGTCAACGCGGCGTTCGCGCTCGCACTCGTCGAACGTCACGGCCTCGTCGACGACGACCACCGCCTGTACGACCTCGCACACGCGGCCGACGACGACGCGCCGAACGTCCGCGTCGACGAGTTCAGACGTCAGTTCCGCTCGCTCGCCGTCGAGACGACCGCCAGCGACTACCGGAAGGCACTCGTCGACGTGACTCGCGCGTACGCCGTCGGCAGCGGCGGTGGGCCGC
- a CDS encoding elongation factor EF-2: MGRRKKIVQECEKLMDKPEQIRNIAIAAHVDHGKTTLSDNLLAGAGMISDATAGQQLAMDTKEDEQERGITIDAANVSMTHEWNDKNHLINLIDTPGHVDFGGDVTRAMRAVDGALVVVDAVEGAMPQTETVLRQALREGVKPALFINKVDRLINELQEGPQEMQERLLDVITDVNELIRGMTEEKDYDWTVSVEEGTVAFGSALYKWGVSIPSMQETGISFGDIIEMEESGNREELHERTPLSDVVLDMVAEHFPDPLDAQPRRIPTIWRGDAESELAEQMRLVDDEGEVVFMSTDISMDPHAGEIATGRLFSGTLEKGQELYVSGTAGKNRVQSVGIFMGDSREEVSRVPAGNIAAVTGLRDAIAGSTVSSVEMTPFESIEHISEPVITKSVEATNMDDLPKLIQTLQQVAKEDPTIRVEINEDTGEHLISGQGELHLEVITQRIRDNQGIPVHTGEPIVVYREAPQQQSREVEGVSPNRHNKFYITAEPMDQSIVDAIKLGEVAMDMPELERREALQEAGMDKDTSQNVEHIFGTNILIDDTKGIQHLNETMELVIEGLEEALDDGPLAAEPVQGALLRLHDARLHEDTIHRGPAQVIPAVREAVHRSLIDSQIKLLEPIQNVRIDVASDYMGSASGEIQGRRGRVDDMYQEGDLMVIEGIAPVEEMIGFSSDIRSATEGRASWNTENAGFRVLSDSLQRDKIMEIRERKGMKLELSPAIDYI, translated from the coding sequence ATGGGCCGACGAAAGAAAATCGTACAGGAATGTGAGAAACTGATGGACAAGCCGGAGCAGATCCGGAACATCGCCATCGCCGCTCACGTCGACCACGGGAAGACGACACTTTCGGACAACCTGCTGGCCGGAGCGGGCATGATATCCGACGCGACTGCCGGACAGCAGCTCGCGATGGACACCAAAGAGGACGAACAGGAACGCGGCATCACTATCGACGCCGCGAACGTCTCGATGACCCACGAGTGGAACGATAAGAACCACCTCATCAACCTCATCGACACGCCGGGCCACGTCGACTTCGGTGGCGACGTGACGCGGGCGATGCGCGCCGTCGACGGTGCGCTCGTGGTCGTCGACGCCGTCGAAGGCGCGATGCCCCAGACTGAGACGGTGCTCCGACAGGCGCTCCGCGAGGGCGTCAAGCCGGCGCTGTTCATCAACAAGGTCGACCGACTCATCAACGAACTGCAGGAAGGGCCCCAGGAGATGCAGGAGCGTCTCCTCGACGTCATCACCGACGTCAACGAGCTCATCCGCGGCATGACCGAGGAGAAGGATTACGACTGGACCGTCTCCGTCGAGGAGGGGACCGTCGCCTTCGGCTCCGCGCTGTACAAGTGGGGCGTCTCCATCCCGTCGATGCAGGAGACCGGGATCTCCTTCGGCGACATCATCGAGATGGAGGAGTCGGGCAACCGCGAGGAACTCCACGAGCGCACGCCGCTTTCGGACGTCGTCCTCGACATGGTCGCCGAGCACTTCCCGGACCCGCTCGACGCCCAGCCCCGTCGTATCCCGACCATCTGGCGCGGCGACGCCGAGTCGGAGCTCGCAGAGCAGATGCGTCTCGTCGACGACGAGGGCGAAGTCGTCTTCATGTCGACGGACATCTCGATGGACCCCCACGCCGGCGAAATCGCGACCGGACGCCTGTTCTCCGGCACACTGGAGAAGGGTCAAGAACTCTACGTCTCCGGCACCGCGGGCAAGAACCGCGTCCAGTCCGTCGGTATCTTCATGGGTGACTCCCGCGAGGAAGTGAGCCGCGTCCCGGCCGGCAACATCGCCGCCGTCACCGGCCTCCGCGACGCCATCGCCGGTTCGACCGTCTCCAGCGTCGAGATGACACCGTTCGAGTCCATCGAGCACATCTCCGAGCCGGTCATCACCAAATCCGTCGAGGCGACGAACATGGACGACCTGCCGAAGCTCATCCAGACGCTCCAGCAGGTCGCCAAAGAGGACCCGACCATCCGCGTCGAGATCAACGAGGACACCGGCGAACACCTCATCAGCGGTCAGGGTGAGCTTCACCTCGAAGTTATCACGCAGCGTATCCGCGACAACCAGGGTATCCCGGTCCACACCGGTGAGCCCATCGTCGTCTACCGCGAGGCCCCCCAGCAGCAGTCCCGCGAGGTCGAGGGTGTCTCCCCGAACCGCCACAACAAGTTCTACATCACCGCCGAGCCGATGGACCAGAGCATCGTCGACGCCATCAAACTGGGCGAGGTGGCGATGGACATGCCCGAACTGGAGCGCCGCGAGGCGCTGCAGGAAGCCGGCATGGACAAGGACACCTCCCAGAACGTCGAACACATCTTCGGCACCAACATCCTCATCGACGACACGAAGGGTATCCAGCACCTCAACGAGACGATGGAACTCGTCATCGAGGGTCTCGAAGAGGCGCTCGACGACGGTCCACTCGCCGCGGAACCGGTGCAGGGCGCGCTGCTGCGTCTGCACGACGCCCGCCTCCACGAGGACACCATCCACCGCGGTCCGGCGCAGGTCATCCCCGCGGTCCGCGAGGCGGTCCACCGCTCGCTCATCGACTCGCAGATCAAACTGCTCGAACCCATCCAGAACGTCCGCATCGACGTCGCCTCCGACTACATGGGCTCGGCCTCCGGCGAGATTCAGGGTCGCCGCGGCCGCGTCGACGACATGTACCAGGAGGGTGACCTCATGGTCATCGAGGGGATCGCGCCCGTCGAAGAGATGATCGGCTTCTCCTCGGACATCCGCTCTGCGACCGAGGGCCGCGCCTCCTGGAACACGGAGAACGCTGGCTTCCGCGTGCTCTCCGACAGTCTCCAGCGCGACAAGATCATGGAGATCCGCGAGCGCAAGGGCATGAAGCTCGAGCTCTCGCCGGCCATCGACTACATCTAA
- a CDS encoding amino acid-binding protein, translating to MSDSETPQPHTVRLELVDEPGQLLAALRPIADNGGNLLSIYHERGNLTPRGHIPVEVDLECPPDRFDTIVEALRTNGVNVIQAGAERYGEQLTVLLVGHLVDTDLSDTLRCIEECANAALADLSVSAPEGRDEESSARVRLATQAGKQADVLAVVRRIADRKDLRVVEPLAEGSA from the coding sequence ATGAGCGACAGCGAGACGCCGCAACCGCACACGGTTCGACTCGAACTCGTCGACGAGCCCGGCCAACTGCTCGCGGCGCTGCGACCCATCGCCGACAACGGCGGGAACCTCCTCTCGATCTACCACGAGCGCGGCAACCTCACGCCGCGCGGACACATCCCGGTGGAGGTCGACCTGGAGTGTCCGCCCGACCGGTTCGACACGATCGTCGAGGCGCTGCGGACCAACGGCGTCAACGTCATCCAGGCGGGCGCAGAGCGCTACGGCGAGCAGTTGACCGTCCTCTTGGTCGGTCACCTCGTCGACACGGACCTCTCGGACACGCTGCGGTGCATCGAGGAGTGCGCGAACGCGGCGCTGGCGGACCTCTCCGTGTCGGCACCCGAGGGTCGAGACGAGGAGTCGAGCGCCCGCGTCCGACTGGCGACGCAGGCGGGGAAACAGGCCGACGTGCTCGCCGTCGTCCGGCGGATAGCCGACCGAAAGGACCTTCGAGTCGTCGAACCGCTCGCGGAGGGGTCGGCGTGA
- a CDS encoding homoserine dehydrogenase yields MRVAVVGAGAVGRSVAELAADYGQEVTVLADSRGAAVDADGIDVAAAFDRKGESGSVGDMEIADALASEYDVLVEATPTTLGDAEPGFSHVRAALEADRHVVLANKGPVAERYEDLRTLERDSDGDVLFEATVGGAIPVLSTIADFGPDQITAARGVLNGTANFILSRMTAEGLDYDHVLSEAQDLGVAEADPSFDVEGTDAALKCVILGNVLYDGGYSLADADVEGIRDIPGSALELAAEDGQTVRLIGEATADGVRVGPRLVPENGTLAVTGTQNIVQLGTSHAGRLNISGRGAGGPETASAVLSDVRRLE; encoded by the coding sequence GTGAGAGTCGCCGTCGTCGGCGCGGGCGCGGTCGGTCGCTCCGTCGCCGAGTTGGCCGCCGACTACGGCCAAGAAGTGACGGTGCTCGCCGACTCGCGAGGCGCCGCTGTCGACGCCGACGGCATCGACGTCGCCGCCGCGTTCGACCGGAAGGGAGAGAGCGGAAGCGTGGGCGATATGGAGATAGCTGACGCGCTCGCGTCGGAGTACGACGTGCTCGTCGAGGCGACGCCGACGACGCTCGGCGACGCCGAGCCCGGCTTCTCGCACGTACGAGCGGCACTCGAAGCGGACCGTCACGTCGTCCTCGCGAACAAGGGGCCGGTCGCCGAGCGCTACGAGGACCTCCGGACGCTCGAACGCGACAGCGACGGCGACGTGCTGTTCGAGGCGACGGTTGGGGGCGCGATCCCCGTGCTGTCGACCATCGCCGACTTCGGTCCGGACCAGATAACCGCCGCTCGCGGTGTGCTGAACGGGACGGCGAACTTCATCCTCTCGCGGATGACCGCCGAGGGACTCGACTACGACCACGTACTGTCGGAGGCGCAGGACCTCGGCGTCGCCGAGGCGGACCCCTCCTTCGACGTGGAGGGGACTGACGCCGCGTTGAAGTGCGTCATCCTCGGCAACGTGCTCTACGACGGGGGCTACTCGCTGGCCGACGCCGACGTCGAGGGGATTCGCGACATCCCGGGGAGCGCGCTCGAACTCGCCGCCGAGGACGGCCAGACGGTCCGACTCATCGGCGAAGCGACCGCAGACGGGGTCCGTGTCGGCCCGCGACTCGTCCCCGAGAACGGCACGCTCGCGGTGACCGGCACGCAGAACATCGTCCAGTTGGGGACGAGCCACGCCGGTCGGTTGAACATCAGCGGCCGGGGGGCGGGCGGTCCCGAGACGGCCAGCGCGGTACTGTCGGACGTACGACGACTGGAGTAG
- the tuf gene encoding translation elongation factor EF-1 subunit alpha produces MSEDKPHQNLAIIGHVDHGKSTLVGRLLFETGSVPEHVIEQHREEAEEKGKGGFEFAYVMDNLAEERERGVTIDIAHQEFDTDKYYFTIVDCPGHRDFVKNMITGASQADNAVLVVAADDGVAPQTREHVFLARTLGINELIIGVNKMDVVDYSEDTYNEVKEEVGNLLKQVRFNSDDATYVPISAFEGDNIAESSDNTSWYDGPTLLESLNDLPEVEPPTDAPLRLPIQDVYTISGIGTVPVGRVETGILETGSNVSFQPSDVSGEVKTVEMHHEEVPRAEPGDNVGFNVRGVGKDDIRRGDVCGPADDPPKVAETFKAQVVVMQHPSVITAGYTPVFHAHTAQVACTVESIDQKLDPASGEVAEENPDFIKSGDAAVVTIRPQKPLSIEPSGEIPELGSFAIRDMGQTIAAGKVLEVNER; encoded by the coding sequence ATGAGCGAAGACAAACCGCACCAGAACTTGGCCATCATCGGCCACGTCGACCACGGAAAGAGCACGCTCGTGGGCCGACTCCTCTTCGAGACGGGGTCGGTTCCGGAGCACGTCATCGAGCAGCACCGCGAAGAAGCAGAAGAGAAGGGCAAGGGCGGCTTCGAGTTCGCCTACGTGATGGACAACCTCGCAGAGGAGCGAGAGCGTGGTGTCACCATCGACATCGCCCACCAGGAGTTCGACACGGACAAGTACTACTTCACCATCGTCGACTGCCCGGGCCACCGTGACTTCGTGAAGAACATGATCACGGGCGCCTCGCAGGCTGACAACGCAGTTCTCGTCGTCGCCGCCGACGACGGTGTCGCGCCGCAGACCCGCGAGCACGTCTTCCTCGCTCGCACGCTCGGCATCAACGAGCTCATCATCGGCGTCAACAAGATGGACGTCGTCGACTACTCGGAGGACACCTACAACGAGGTCAAAGAGGAAGTCGGTAACCTGCTCAAGCAGGTCCGCTTCAACTCCGACGACGCGACGTACGTCCCCATCTCGGCGTTCGAGGGCGACAACATCGCCGAGTCCAGCGACAACACGTCGTGGTACGACGGCCCGACGCTGCTGGAATCGCTCAACGACCTGCCGGAAGTCGAGCCGCCGACGGACGCGCCGCTGCGCCTCCCGATTCAGGACGTCTACACCATCTCCGGCATCGGGACGGTGCCGGTCGGCCGCGTCGAGACCGGTATCCTGGAGACGGGCTCGAACGTCTCGTTCCAGCCCTCGGACGTCTCCGGCGAGGTCAAGACCGTCGAGATGCACCACGAGGAAGTCCCGCGCGCCGAACCCGGCGACAACGTCGGCTTCAACGTCCGCGGCGTCGGCAAGGACGACATCCGCCGCGGCGACGTCTGTGGCCCGGCCGACGACCCGCCGAAGGTCGCCGAGACGTTCAAGGCCCAGGTCGTCGTCATGCAGCACCCGTCGGTCATCACCGCCGGTTACACGCCGGTGTTCCACGCCCACACGGCGCAGGTCGCGTGTACCGTCGAGTCCATCGACCAGAAACTCGACCCCGCGTCGGGTGAGGTCGCCGAGGAGAACCCGGACTTCATCAAGTCCGGCGACGCCGCCGTCGTGACGATCCGACCGCAGAAGCCACTCAGCATCGAGCCGTCCGGCGAGATTCCGGAACTCGGTTCCTTCGCCATCCGCGACATGGGTCAGACCATCGCGGCCGGCAAGGTGCTCGAGGTCAACGAGCGATAA
- the rpsJ gene encoding 30S ribosomal protein S10 has product MQQARVRLAGTSPEDLDDICDDVREIASKTGVNLSGPIPLPTKTLEIPCRKSPDGEGTATWEHWEMRVHKRLIDIDADERALRQLMRIQVPNDVSIEIVLED; this is encoded by the coding sequence ATGCAGCAAGCACGCGTTCGCCTCGCCGGCACGAGCCCCGAGGACCTCGACGACATCTGTGACGACGTCCGCGAAATCGCGAGCAAGACGGGCGTCAACCTCAGCGGTCCGATTCCGCTGCCGACGAAGACGCTCGAGATTCCGTGTCGCAAGTCGCCCGACGGCGAGGGCACCGCGACGTGGGAGCACTGGGAGATGCGAGTTCACAAGCGTCTCATCGACATCGACGCGGACGAACGCGCGCTTCGCCAGCTCATGCGCATCCAGGTGCCGAACGACGTCAGTATCGAGATCGTCCTCGAAGACTGA
- a CDS encoding rhomboid family intramembrane serine protease — translation MVRGSNSPTLDTLALFGIVFLVQSVLGLFGSAVGLFALAPPVDVRPWTLVTSVYAHASVGHLLSNAVALVVVGFLVEQGTTRWRYHTFFLTTGVLAGLAEIWFDSAFGRSVGVIGASGAIFALAGYLLAANPVTDSVLGRLNLNGRAKIALVVGAAVLVAVLGAGPNVAIVAHGTGFVLGLVAGRLRLLGV, via the coding sequence ATGGTCCGTGGCTCGAACAGTCCGACGCTGGACACGCTCGCCCTCTTCGGTATCGTCTTTCTCGTCCAGAGCGTTCTGGGGCTGTTCGGAAGCGCCGTCGGCCTGTTCGCGCTCGCGCCGCCGGTCGACGTCCGGCCGTGGACGCTCGTCACGAGCGTCTACGCGCACGCGAGCGTCGGGCACCTGTTGAGCAACGCCGTCGCACTCGTCGTCGTCGGTTTTCTCGTCGAGCAGGGGACGACCCGATGGCGGTATCACACGTTCTTTCTGACGACTGGCGTCCTCGCGGGGCTTGCCGAGATATGGTTCGATTCGGCCTTCGGTCGAAGCGTCGGCGTCATCGGCGCGAGCGGCGCCATCTTCGCGCTCGCAGGGTATCTGCTCGCGGCGAATCCAGTGACGGACTCGGTTCTGGGGCGGCTCAATCTGAATGGGCGAGCGAAGATCGCACTCGTCGTCGGCGCGGCCGTTCTCGTCGCCGTACTCGGGGCGGGACCGAACGTCGCCATCGTCGCTCACGGCACGGGGTTCGTCCTCGGACTCGTCGCCGGACGGCTCCGACTGCTCGGCGTGTGA
- a CDS encoding DUF7563 family protein yields MALLLDQSHDERHCQSCGSKVSESFRRVFGDDDDVAHRCRRCDSDRRIGKGSAAGQNVDVPERSEPGRHGANGRCL; encoded by the coding sequence ATGGCGCTTCTGCTCGACCAGTCACACGACGAGCGCCATTGCCAGTCCTGCGGCTCGAAGGTCTCTGAATCCTTCCGCCGCGTCTTCGGCGACGACGACGATGTCGCTCATCGATGCAGAAGATGCGACTCAGACAGACGTATTGGGAAAGGGAGCGCCGCGGGTCAAAACGTCGACGTCCCTGAACGCAGCGAACCCGGACGACACGGAGCCAACGGCAGGTGCCTCTGA
- a CDS encoding LamG-like jellyroll fold domain-containing protein: MRVDLRGRWLVVAAVAMALLSLSAQPVAAANVAIVSEHSTASEFNEGSLTNAEVERTGESAYVAPGVSDQSIAGRWSLDEGNGDGAQDRVQTNDVDIDDSDWVSGISGSALSVDGSQDLSTGYVPQSTERTLSFWVKVEDDQSGGLGVHDAGDARFYVDINNGNWRHANGDSTATTDEDAKTGVWQHITLVADGSTSTLFINGTEVDSFQYSESETNSDVFRLASRSYNGGPSQEINGTIDEVRVYESALSDGDVEDLYAEPSGKLRTTSEDSSYSNVHDVDRSVSGSVNLSLNNATAQVTWQGSTDGGDTWTTLNETNVSSPQELTSTWSEFEGDDVRVAVDMETTDSDHVARIHSDSVSAQTTDPIIDESSASPNETTSGDGELSISVSDPDFATSQGDEVTVDFHDASDDSVIGTDTLSANGSASTTWDGLTAGENEWYVTVEDSYGNSLQSSSFSFGTPEELEIRNETAPEELISGDATVTLRFYGDDTVVERTTTDGKIDMAGLPVDEELVVVANADGYYQRRIIIDSLFDQQRVFLLDENESAVLNEFSVADQTGQFPADSSRIYIEKAVSINDSAEWVVIAGDYVGASQFFPVYLQRDARYRLSVQNSDGDTRQLGSYLATSEGTRQLEVGRIEWRAPEGDQFRWEAFITEEDVIKLHYEDQQNETSNFEVTVHERGNESNVLFSDSENELGSYLHEEQLSESDADKQWVVKWSATRNGEEIGNTNQLGGVENLDLPIDSRWLSLGALVLIVLVAALFPSSEARTGAIVIVAIATGMTWLGWVDIPMSAIGIAGAIALLGKVSEFGGARA; this comes from the coding sequence ATGCGCGTCGATCTCCGTGGTCGGTGGCTCGTTGTCGCCGCGGTCGCGATGGCGCTGCTCTCGTTGAGCGCTCAGCCGGTGGCGGCCGCGAACGTCGCGATCGTCTCCGAGCACTCGACGGCATCGGAGTTCAACGAAGGTAGTCTCACCAACGCTGAAGTTGAGCGTACGGGCGAAAGCGCATACGTTGCACCAGGCGTCTCTGATCAGAGCATCGCTGGCCGATGGTCTCTCGACGAAGGCAACGGAGATGGTGCCCAGGACCGTGTCCAGACAAACGACGTCGATATTGACGATTCAGATTGGGTGTCTGGTATCTCTGGATCCGCGCTCAGCGTCGATGGATCTCAAGACCTTTCCACGGGGTACGTTCCACAATCGACTGAGCGAACTCTCTCGTTCTGGGTTAAGGTTGAGGATGACCAGAGTGGCGGTCTCGGTGTCCATGACGCTGGCGACGCCCGGTTTTACGTTGATATAAATAACGGCAACTGGCGTCATGCAAATGGGGATAGCACAGCAACCACCGACGAAGATGCGAAAACCGGTGTCTGGCAGCACATCACGCTCGTTGCCGACGGCTCAACATCAACGCTGTTCATCAACGGGACGGAGGTTGATTCGTTCCAATATTCGGAGTCTGAGACCAACTCTGACGTCTTCCGGTTGGCATCGAGATCATACAATGGCGGACCGAGTCAAGAGATAAACGGAACAATCGACGAAGTCCGCGTTTATGAGTCCGCTTTGTCAGATGGAGATGTCGAAGACTTATACGCAGAGCCATCCGGGAAGCTCCGGACGACGTCTGAAGATAGTTCATACAGCAACGTTCACGATGTTGATCGGTCGGTCTCGGGATCGGTTAACCTCTCGCTCAATAACGCGACAGCGCAGGTTACGTGGCAAGGATCAACCGACGGGGGTGATACCTGGACAACGCTCAACGAGACGAACGTCTCATCGCCACAAGAGCTTACGTCGACGTGGTCAGAGTTCGAAGGAGACGATGTCCGCGTGGCCGTCGATATGGAGACGACCGACTCGGATCACGTCGCTAGAATTCACTCCGACTCGGTATCGGCGCAAACGACCGATCCAATCATCGACGAGTCGTCAGCATCGCCGAACGAAACCACGAGTGGTGACGGCGAACTCTCGATTAGCGTCTCTGATCCAGACTTCGCGACATCACAGGGAGACGAGGTCACGGTTGATTTCCATGATGCTTCTGATGACTCGGTAATCGGCACGGATACGCTCAGCGCGAACGGCAGCGCGAGCACCACGTGGGACGGACTGACTGCCGGTGAGAATGAGTGGTATGTCACCGTCGAGGATTCGTACGGCAACAGCCTTCAGAGTAGTTCTTTCTCTTTCGGGACGCCGGAGGAGTTAGAGATCCGCAACGAAACCGCACCAGAAGAACTCATCTCAGGGGATGCAACGGTTACACTCCGCTTCTACGGTGATGACACGGTCGTCGAGCGGACGACGACGGACGGTAAAATCGACATGGCCGGACTTCCGGTAGACGAGGAGTTAGTCGTCGTTGCGAACGCGGATGGCTACTACCAGCGGCGGATCATCATTGATTCGCTGTTCGACCAGCAGCGTGTGTTCCTCCTCGACGAGAACGAGAGCGCGGTACTGAACGAGTTCAGCGTCGCCGACCAGACTGGACAGTTCCCGGCCGACTCGTCGAGGATCTACATCGAGAAGGCCGTCTCGATCAACGACTCCGCCGAGTGGGTTGTCATCGCTGGAGACTACGTGGGTGCGTCGCAGTTCTTCCCCGTTTACCTCCAACGAGATGCGCGCTACCGCTTGAGCGTTCAGAACTCGGATGGTGATACGCGCCAGTTGGGTTCGTACCTCGCGACCAGCGAAGGCACTCGTCAGCTCGAAGTCGGCCGCATCGAGTGGCGAGCGCCGGAAGGAGACCAGTTCCGCTGGGAGGCGTTCATCACCGAGGAGGACGTAATCAAACTCCACTACGAAGACCAGCAGAACGAGACGTCGAACTTCGAGGTGACCGTGCACGAGCGCGGGAACGAGTCGAACGTCTTGTTCAGCGACAGCGAGAACGAACTCGGGAGCTACCTGCATGAGGAGCAGCTCTCGGAGAGCGATGCGGACAAGCAGTGGGTTGTCAAGTGGTCCGCGACGAGGAACGGCGAGGAGATCGGCAACACGAATCAGTTGGGAGGCGTCGAGAACCTCGACCTCCCAATCGACTCGCGTTGGCTGAGCCTCGGTGCTCTCGTGTTGATCGTGCTGGTCGCAGCGCTGTTCCCGTCATCCGAAGCCCGAACCGGCGCGATTGTCATCGTCGCCATCGCTACCGGGATGACGTGGCTCGGATGGGTCGACATCCCGATGAGCGCAATCGGCATCGCAGGCGCGATAGCGTTGCTTGGCAAGGTCTCCGAGTTCGGAGGTGCCCGAGCATGA
- a CDS encoding glycosyltransferase: protein MSRDKSSPRVSVIVPTYYRPPKLAALLASLTDQDYCGEFRVIVCGPFDEETERVLDQAQTSLTLERVRADDDSNASESRNAGLAKASGEIVAFTDDDCVAPRDWLSVLVGTFDAYNVAAVGGVCRPHPRIEHKIAARAYSARAHKHQVPEDTDENGVSVGTIATHRLFGTGNVAYRREVIGDKRFDESLSRGEDADFAARVLGDDGRIAFAPVEVLHDRDHDFAEFISQRWQNGMNDAKIDRGRSVTSSALGLIGSPALLIRTLRSEGASKTSLGVWAGDLVARAGVLAGWVLKPRFGPPDSGRGRPEEGNSLPEEIAFWSLLMLSLPILLPWLLISSVRRRRHAQKELPHVDEVSDEQLMGLSFVRDDTETYRVNHDYERGEARLEEV, encoded by the coding sequence ATGAGTCGAGACAAATCGAGTCCGCGGGTATCTGTTATCGTTCCAACCTACTACAGGCCGCCGAAGCTCGCAGCGCTTCTAGCGAGTCTCACCGACCAGGACTACTGTGGTGAGTTCCGCGTTATCGTCTGTGGCCCGTTCGACGAAGAGACCGAGAGAGTGCTCGACCAAGCTCAGACGTCGCTTACCCTCGAACGCGTGCGAGCAGACGATGACTCCAATGCCTCCGAGAGTCGAAACGCCGGACTCGCCAAGGCATCCGGGGAGATCGTCGCGTTCACCGACGATGACTGCGTAGCACCACGGGACTGGTTGAGTGTCCTCGTCGGGACATTCGACGCATACAATGTTGCTGCCGTCGGCGGCGTCTGCCGACCTCATCCGAGAATAGAGCACAAGATAGCAGCGCGGGCGTACTCAGCACGAGCTCACAAACATCAGGTTCCGGAAGACACCGATGAGAATGGCGTTAGCGTCGGGACTATCGCCACGCATCGACTGTTCGGGACTGGAAACGTCGCGTACCGGCGTGAGGTGATCGGTGACAAGCGCTTCGACGAGTCACTCAGTCGCGGAGAGGATGCTGACTTCGCAGCACGAGTTTTGGGAGACGATGGCCGGATAGCCTTTGCTCCCGTCGAAGTGCTCCACGACCGAGACCACGATTTCGCGGAGTTCATCTCGCAGCGTTGGCAAAACGGGATGAACGATGCAAAGATAGACCGCGGTCGTAGTGTTACTTCGAGCGCCTTGGGCCTCATCGGGTCTCCGGCTCTCCTCATCCGAACGCTTCGCAGCGAGGGTGCCTCGAAGACAAGCCTCGGCGTTTGGGCCGGCGACCTGGTCGCTCGGGCTGGTGTGCTCGCAGGTTGGGTCCTCAAACCACGGTTTGGGCCACCAGACTCTGGTCGAGGGCGGCCCGAAGAAGGCAATTCGCTCCCGGAGGAGATCGCGTTCTGGTCGCTCTTGATGCTCTCGCTACCAATCCTGTTGCCGTGGTTGCTGATTTCGAGCGTTCGCCGACGGCGTCACGCGCAGAAAGAGTTACCGCACGTCGACGAGGTGAGCGATGAGCAGCTGATGGGTCTGTCGTTCGTCCGCGACGATACTGAGACGTATCGTGTCAACCACGACTATGAGCGTGGGGAAGCGCGGCTGGAGGAAGTCTAA
- a CDS encoding MarR family transcriptional regulator, translated as MAVKNMVNENYEPNAHEDKVLDFIKDEPCGRVTNRYVREQTSMPAERVDPALNNLEKAGWVRRLTRGFYELVEDPREVK; from the coding sequence ATGGCGGTCAAGAACATGGTCAACGAGAACTACGAACCGAATGCTCACGAGGACAAGGTGCTTGATTTTATCAAGGATGAGCCCTGTGGCCGGGTTACGAACCGATACGTGCGAGAACAGACCTCGATGCCAGCCGAGCGCGTCGATCCAGCGCTGAACAACCTCGAAAAGGCTGGGTGGGTACGACGGTTGACGCGTGGCTTCTACGAGCTGGTTGAAGATCCGCGGGAGGTGAAGTAG